cctaacatctctCTAGCTACTTCCCTAATTCAATTTGTTGTTTTTCACACATGTCATTTGCATCTCGACTACTTCCCAAAGCTCCTTTCACCATTAACCTCTCCCCCAACTCCCATGCTTTGGTTGGAGTCAAGTCCCCCAATTGACCCATAGTCGATCATACgaagtcttcttcttcttcccctcCCTCTTAATCTCCAAGTTAATTGTGAGGAGTTTGTGTTGGATAGTAAGATTCTCACTTGGGATAACCTTACATTCTAACAAATGCCTCTATCACCCTTTCAAAGGAGTAAGTAATATGAGTTTAGACACTGCACTATGGAAGCAACTCAATGATCCTATCTTCTTCAAAAGCATAAGTTAGTTATTACCAACTAGAAAGCTTTAGCAAAATCTAGAAGTGACACTCCTCCTTTGTTTCTCAGCCCAAAGCCAAAACCTCCATGCACACAGTCAAAACTGCTAGTAGCCAACCCGGTGTTACCATTGAAATCTCTGCTAAAGACTAGCTTCTCAGAATGCAGAATAACATATACCACTTCGTCCAAATCCTCTCTAAAGCACTTCTTGACCTCCTCATCAAAAGCCCACTTGTGGCGTGTAAGCACTAATAATGTTCCAAGTACGACCTCCAATGACTAACTAACCATCATAAATCTCCACCACGTGCTTCCTAAACTTCCCATCTACGAAAATGCATACTCCATTCCTACTTCTCAAGCCTCCTGAGTACCACAACTCGTGCATATCCTGAGCCTTGGTACCTATCCACTTGGTCTCCTAGATGCACACTATGTTAATCTTTTTCTTCTAAAGAATCGCTCTATGGACATACCTGTCAAAGTCACAATGTTCCAAAAATCTACTCTTAGCCTAGAGGACCCCTTAAGACATTTCCCACTCTAACCTCTCACTCCCTGCCACCAAAGTATACGCCAAACTACATAGGGAACAATCAAACTATGAGTCAACACAAATGTGTAAATACAACTAACAAACAATCAATGACCAATAGTCATGAAGGCACCAAGTGGAAGACATACTAATAATGAAGGAAATGCCACAAATTCAATCGAAGTAGTCTACAAAGACTATCTTAAATCAAAGCAATTGCACAATAGTGCCTCCTTCACTCCACTTGCAATGCATTGTTGGTCCACTAATAACTCTTTCCGCATACctatttctttcttatttctGTAAGTAAGAGAGGTGTTTGAACCAGTACATCTGCACCTTAACTAAAAAACCAAATATAAATACCTCCCTCAAGCGTAATGGGGAACTTTGCTCATCAAACCTACAATTGTGGAAAATTCTGTTTATCAAGGCTTAAATATAGGAAACAAGGGAAATGAGATCGCCTAGCTTCTCTATTAGAATTTGAACTACCACTGGTCCACAACTGTAGGTTTGCATGACTTGAGAAACTGtaggttaatttttgttcaACGGTCATGAAAGATGCAGAGAGAAGGTAGTTGAGATAAATTCATTAATTCCTCAACAAAGACCAGAATCAGCATATGAACCATGTCGCCAAACAATTGGAATACGTTTTAAATGTGTCTCATAGTATTAACAAAATGCCCCTTGAAAAGACGATGTCCTCTAGATTTCATTTCTTAAATAACAACAGTACCCAAATGCCCATGATATCTAGTATATAAGAAACTAACATCATAATACAACTCTAAACTTGGAAGGTTAACCACTGCTTTGTGCTGGTTTGCTAAGTTTCTTGCTGAGAAGGTCCTGCACATCAAGCCCATTAACTTTGGCAGCTAGTATGAAATCATTTTCTGTGAGTCCACCTGCGGAAGAAAacaattaaaacattttaactttgatttaagCTTTTTCATGAAAGGCAGCTTCTCTACATTTTCAAACAGAAAATTCTCCAAAACAATCCGCTCcctctatttcaatttatttggcCTACTTTCCTGTTTAGTCCGTTCAAACACGACTCTTTCCCTCTTTGACAAATCTTTAGTTCTAATTTTCCACATGGCATGTTTAAGATAACAAGATTAATGggcattttaatatttttgacatatttCTATTTTAAACAAGATTCAGaagtcttttattttcttaaactatgtGTCAAAGTCAAAATAGGACAAACACATTAAACCGAAAGGGGTATTATTCAATGGACATTCAATCATCTAAATACAGACATACACTTCTCGCAGAATCACGTAAAACCTGTAACTCATAGAGTATGCCAGACTAAAGCTAGTTCAAAGCTACATCATCCTACCTCTCTGCATGTGAGTTCTGAAGAGTTGAGCAAACAAAACAAAAGGCCTTCATGAATACATGAGCAGTGTATACTTGGTTCAGTAATATTCTTATCCTAAAAAACATAGCTAACAAGCTAGGGACTgaacaacaacatgagcttgTATATGTTAAGGAGGAAAATAAATGGAGTTCAAAATTACAATTCTTACCCACAGAATGAGTCCATATATCAATTTTCACATTATTCCACCCAACAAGATGAAGATCGGGATGATGACCTGCAGAAAAATAACAAGAGTTCTTACTGAAAAAATAACTAATCCAACTATGTAATGCGAATAACGTGTGTAAGAACCTTCccgaaaatatatatagaaaaaaattgggTCAGACAAAGCTAACTAGAAGGTGAAATGAAGCTGCAATCAAACTGGGATGACAGGCCAGAATTATTGCATTAGACTTCTTTTGAAACTGCTACATGCAAGAGACTTTGAACTCCCAAAAGTAAATACAGTCTCATTTCACAACTTgggaataaagaaaaaaaggggaCAGCTTCCTCTTGCTAACCTTTGTCTATCCCTTTAACAGTATTCCAGAATCTTATTTTAGCTGCTACATCATAATCAGCACTTTGATTTTCCGTAACACTTGCATGTTCTAGAGGAAGTTTAATATTGAAACCAATACATTACATGCAATAGGTGCTTATGCAGCAATCAATTATCTTTGAAACGAGATCATTGATGCAGaataagttataattttataaaaactgCAAATTTAAGCTATCGAGTTCTTCCTAGAGATTTCCTCGCAGTGCTGTGGTACGTAGAATTAATTTTGGATTTGAAAGATTACTAGGCTGCTGATTTTTCAAATATGGGAAGGATACTGCAGGGTAATTGCTCTTTCAAGTCATTAGGTCTATTGAAAGTAGTATGACCAGATACTGCAAGGGTGTTTGGTGCACTTGGCTATGAGAGTACTTCATGCTCCATCTTTCAAAAGTGCTATTAATATGCCCAAAATACACTGAAGATGACATAAATCAAAGAGCTGGTGCTATGTCAACATGGAAAAGATGCCCCATTTCTTCAGTTGAAATATTATGTGCTGGCAAATTTAGGCTCATGAAGCGTTTAATGCTTGATGATAACTGGGTTATTATTAGAGGCTTAAGTAGCAGACAGACGTCAGCTGGGGAGAAGCAGAATTTGTAAAGTCTATTCCTTTATGATAAAGCCAGAAATCTATGTATTAACCCATGCTTGACGTGCTCAGCAGACAAACAATGCTGCATATTGTGTACCCTCCCGGATTTTTGTGTAGAAGTACCTCACATCTACGatcaaatttatgaaaattgatTCACCACTTTGTATATTGGACAAAGAAATCCTGTCTGATTCACTAATTTGAGGAAGATACTAAAATTTCATACTTGAGAAGATATTGAGAGATTTATGGAACTGACAATGTGTGTCAGAAGATAAAAGCCAGGTCTTTCCTTTATCACCCCTCATTTTATTACAAGGCAGTAACTGTACTAATAAATGCTAAGATAGAATATGAAGAATTAGAATTCCAGATTTTATAGACAAGGTAAGTGGCTGtctaaagtaaaagaaaaacatgTAGAAACAATAAATTATGCACAgaagaaaaatttgaaacaaaCTTAACAAAAGATAAATCCACGGATCATGACACATAAAACAATATGATACACTCATAAGAAGGGTAAAACACAGGTACATATACCTTCAGCTTCTGCAACACTCGCCACCTCTTGAAAGAACTCCAATCCTTTGGTGAAAGTCTTGACCTTCCAGGACCTATGCAGCTTCAGTGTGCCACCATCATTCACCAAATCCCACCCCGACACCTGCACAAAGAAGTGTTAGCAGATGTAAAAGGACTGTCTACTTGAAACACGTTAAAATTGCAAACCTGCGGCATCAACTGATTGGCAGCTTCTTCAGTCATAGGCCTTAAATCCTTTGTGTTGCATGGTACACACTTCTTAGTTGACAAAACTGAAATGAATATTCAACTAATCAAAAATAGTCTCTGTTggttttttaataaagaaattaaaaatcaatagagaaagaataatgaaaaaaaaaacttcaatgaGGTCAAAGAGAACTATTATTttgctttcttgaactctacatTTATAGGaacaaaagaagtaaaaagataataatgaaCTAGCCTAGAATGACTCTGggaaaaatatatcttaacaAACTAATTAGTAATTACtaataaataggaaaaacttaaaaaattattaactaggatttattcaaaaactaaagCAGCAAAATAAAGTTACTACAATTCAAAAGCATAATTCTAACGGTCCTCCTTGCTTGCAGTTCCTCCTTGCTTGAGGAACTGACTTTGTTGGAATTGACCTCATGAACAAATTTGCCAATTCATCTTTTGTCTTGCAAGGCTTGTGTGCATCTTTTGTTGGATTAAATGAGAAGTTTTTGTCTCTCATTTCAACTTGTTAATCTCTTGCTTAGTAGAATCAAATTCGACAATATTTGTCcccaaataataatttaaacccTTTTTCCATTAGATGACCGATACTCAATAAACTTTCACAAATATCAGGCACATAAAGaacatatttattttggtaCCTGAATTTGTTTTAATTGCAATGGtccctttttattttgtatgaatACAGTCACCATTATCaatcctaatttttttatttttcatagaaatGAACTCTTTAAAAAGATTTCTTTCGTATATAACAGTCAATCAtccaaaaatcattttttaattgaaaagtaGGTTGTCAAAAATAAgtgatctttttctttttcagtggTGACGTGGGCAACTacttcatctttttgaaatttgcTTTTGCAAATCACAATTTCATGACCATGTTGTTTGCATATCTTGGATTGTGCATCTAGTCTCTTCCAACATTTATATGGAGGATGTCCATTTTTGCCATGGTGCTAACAAGGTGGgtaattcttcaagaattcacTTTTGCTTTGAGTTTTGAGGTTAACTTAATTCTCCTTCAACCATGTCATCTTGCCTCATGAGTCTCCTTTGTTCCTGTACGtgcaaaaaatttaataattttttgtcaaGATAATTTCGGACAGCAATCTTACCTTGTTAACAATACCAAGCAATCTATCAGTCTTACCTTGTTAACAATACCAAGCAATCTATCAAAGTATTCCTAGAGTATTCCTTGAGTGTTTGTGACTCTTTCGTTCTCTCATTAAATATAGTACCTTCATTCCTCGTATTCTTTCATCTCCAACATATTCTTTCTTTATATGATCCCAAATTTCTTTTGGTGATGTGAGAGCGATGATTCTCATGAAAATAGTTGTTGTAACAACAGCAAACAAAGTTGCTTCTACCTTGGACCAATGTTATCAAAGGCGCGCTTTAAGCGCGCTTAAGCCCTGAAGTGAGGCTCAAAACGTGTTGATCGCTTCTTCTCGCTTTATGTGCGCTTCAGTGTCATCTTTTCTAGTGAGTCTTGATCTGGCCCATGGTGAGTAATTTCATAATGCTCTTCCGGGGCTTCCCAAAGATCAAGAGCCTCCAAGTAGGTTTCCATTCTCAAATCCCATAGTTGATAACTCTCACCATCAAAAATAGGAGGAGTCATTCGTGAAAAAGGCTTGATGAAAGAGGCACATGATACTAATTGGGTTGGTCATCCGAGTGTGATAAGGATGCTAGCGCGACTTTCCCATATCTATTTCTGGCCGTGGATACCGGTTCTGCATCAAGAACTTGTTGAATTTGCATGGTGTTATCTGAAACACATTGCCTATATTGCCCTTCAAATTGATCATTCTCTTCCAATTGACTAGGATTTTCTTCGACATTTCTATGATCTGCATGTTATCGGATGTTGGAATTTCTGCGTTTGCATCATCTTTCCCTGTTGGTTACCTTTCAACTTCCCCCACTTCGATTCCTAGTTATTGAACGCCTCTAGAAATTTTGAGGCAGGAGTCTTCAGCTCCATCAGGTCTCTGCAATGTTTCCCCTATAGCTCATATGATTTCTATTATCTAGAGGTATGTACATGCCCCTCTTGAGATATTTGTGACTTGGATAAAAggtttaaattatgttttggCCTTTGTCCTTCACTAATGTTTTTAGGACTGGGTTATTGTAATTTCCATTAAAGAATTGGCCCAAAAACTCTCTCATCTTGTGTTCCCTAGGTTTGCCATGTGTTCCAACATGGGCATGTGGGCCCACCTCTGTACTTTGACCAGAATCCTTAAAAGCACTCACCTCTTTGCCTTTTGGCTCTTCAGCAAAGAACCATTGTTTAAAAGAATTAGGGCAACCGAAGTTGCTCTTGTCGCCGACCACCACCCTCATCGAAGCTTCCGATCAAATTTGCTTAACATATAAAGCCCCACCACTTTTAACCTTCACATCCTTTGGGGTATCACGCCCATCTCCTCGGACCCTCAATTGTGTTTCTTCTTCTGTTTCGACCCAACCCCCGCAGACGTCGCCAATTGCCTTGAAAGTTTTTTGAGACCTTAAGTGCAAAGAAAGTCCCATTATTCTAGTGAAGGTTACCTCGGTGCTATGTTTTTCCTCGACAGCCCGAGTAGTGGGCTCCACCATTGTAGATTGACCGGCGAATTCTTCCAAGTTCAGTCACCGACCACCACCTGCCTGCTCTGCTATAGTTCTAAAAGCAAACTCAAAGAGGAATAAGTCATTCCCCATCTCATAAATATTCGGACCAAAAGACTGCTTCGAGCTGTTGTTGGTCCAATTTGTGACTTCTGTGAGAGTAATGGTAGCATTAACTCCATTCACAAGTTTACCCACCAATAGGTTAGTCACATTAGGTGAGATGAGGGTCAATAGGAAACTTCTTAGTTCTTACCATGAGATTCACAGATGCGGGAAGATCGGTGTTGCTTCGACGGATCCATGTATGGTTCGGACAGTTGTGTCACTCAAAGCCATGACcaattagttaaaaaaaaaaaggaaaccaGAGATTCTTGATTGAGTTGAATCAAGTAACAATAACTGAAGATGAAGCATCTATAAAATCAAGAAGACTGAAAAGTTATTACTTGATTACCCAGAAGTAACCAAGTAGGTGAGCCTTGGACCTACCACGGTACCACCACGTCGTTCTTGAAATCATGTGATTAACCTTCAATGTGGAGCACAACCATCGAATATTCGTCCATATTGATATCCTCATTCTCAAAAAGTAGAGATCGATAGTTTGGTCAAAGAGATGATGTTGTTGGAATCATTACGGCTAGAACTAGTCCATACTCTAGTCCAGTATTACTAGTTATGAAGTAGGACGGAAGTTGGAAAATTTGTGTGGATAATCGGGCTCTTAATGATGAGCTAAGGGAGCCACCATATTTTCCAAGTTGGATCTTTGGTCAGGTTATCATCAAATTAGCTTTCAAGCTGGAGATGACGCAAAAACAGCCTTTCACGCCCATGAGAGACATTATGAGTTTGTAGTCATACAATTTGGCTTGACCAATGTACCCTCGACTTTTCATCACTGGATTTTCACGAATCATTTGCAAAAgctttgatgatattttgagttACAATAGGGACTATCTTCACATCTTGGGCATTTGAAGGTTGTTTTGGATAATATTCTACCAGTTTCAACTAAtaatcaacaagaaaaaatgCACATTTGGTCAGCTTTCACTTGAATATATAGGCCATATCATCTACTTTGAAGGAGTGCAAACTGACTCCTCCAAGATTGAGCATGTGATATCTTAGCCAGTTCCTAGAGATATCAAGTCTTTGCTACGATTTTTGGGACTTAGCAGATTTTACAGAAAATTTGTCAAAGATTATGATAAGATTGCTGCTCATTTTTCATAGGGAGAATGAACCCAACAAGCAGTTGAGGTATTGACGTTGGTTATGCCTTAAATACCCGTTTAGCAATGCGGAACTTTTCTCCCATGATGCTTTGGGATTTGGTGTTGGTGCAATTTTAATGCAAAATGGTAAACATATTGCCTATTTCAATCGAATCATTTCTTCTACAGCAAGACAATGTTCAGTATATGAATGGGAGCTAATGGCTATATTGTTGGTTGTCAAGAGATGGAATCACTACTTTATGGGccatcatttcatcatttaaacTGGCCAAAAAAAAACCCTTAAATTTTTGCTAGAACGAAGAGTTATGGATGAGAATCCgtcaaaatgagttttcaaACTCATGGGCTATAAGTATGAGATCGAAGTACAGACCATGTGCTCACAATAGAGTGGTTGATGCATTGTCTAGACGCGGAAAATTTGCAAAGTTATATGTGTTCTCAATTTGGAAACATAAAGGCAGGGAGGAATGGGACCAAGAAGTACAATGAGACGTCAAAATGGCTTCTATTTTGCAAAAGTCAATTTCAGGACAACTAGAGCTTGAAGAATGGATGTCTACTAATCAACAGACGCTTGATTCTGCCAAAAGGATTATCTCAAATACCTGGGCTATTGAAAGAGTTTCATTCTTTTCTTATATGAGGTCATTCAAGGTATCTTGCACATATAAGAGGCTATCCAAGAATATGTATTAGAAGGTATGAATAGGGATGATCAAGACCTCATTGCTAGGTTGAAATTTGACAAAAGAACAAGGCTCAAACTTTGAGTCCTGCAAGGTTACTCCAACCTTTGCCTATACCTCATCATGTATAGGAGGATGTAAGTCTAGACTTCATTATTGTTACTAGTCTTCATAAATCTCATAAGTTTGATACTATACTGGTTGTGCCGGATCATCTTAGTAAGTATGCACATTTTATTCCACTTTCACACCCTTTTAATGTTAATGATGTGGCCACTTTTTCATAAAGGAATGATTTCCTAAAATTTGTTGTGTTTGATTGTGACTGTGTTCATAAGCCAATTTTGCAGGGAACTATTCAAAATAGTTGGTGCTACCTTGCGCTATAGCTCTTCCTATCATCCAAAAATGGACGGGCAAACAAAAAGGGTTACTAGGAGTTTGGAGACATATCTCTGTTGTATGGCAAGAGAAAATCCTAAGAAATGGTCCCACTCGTTATCTTGAACTGAGTATTGGTTTAATACATCCTTTAACAGATCTATAGATATGACACCCTTTAGAGCATTATACGAAAGGGATCCATTATCAGTTTTCACATGGATGACACTACTTCAGTGGTGGAAGAAGTAAATGAGCAGGTGCGCTCTAGAAATTTGATCTTGACTGAACTCAAATGAACATTTGTTACAAGCACAACAAAGAATGAAGAATCAAGTTGATCTACATCCCAAGTAGTGTTTTGGACAGCAACAAGGGTCTGCCTCGCCTCGTGCCGAGACGAGCGACGAGGCGCTCCCTTTTTGAATTGAGGCGTTAATTAATaccaaaaacttaaaatatttaattgcatatatatatatatatatatgtgtgtatatatatatgtatcgaAAACCACAACAGCGATAATGTATtaacaaatatttcaattcaataacTCCCAATAAATACTAGATACTAAAACTTTAGAACTTGAATGACTCAATAATTCATAAGATAATTAACAAGCAATAATAGAACTTAAAAAACAGGGATTGGACACTGCCGAGTGTCGACAGACACAAAAAAAAGAAcaggaaagaagaagaaaaagtgctAAAAACATAACTGCTAAGGTCGCAAAGCATATgactgaagaagaaaaatgaagaaagagaagttgagctagagagagaaaaaaaagagaagagagtCGTGTTTGTCCAAAACACCAAATAAACCCTAATATTgcctttttattattaaatcggaccttttttatgaaaaaaaaaggtgacACCTCTGTCGCCTTGACGCATCGCCACTCCCCTATTTTCGCCTTTTGTCGACCTTTTGAGATCGCCTCGCCTCACTAGTAATAGGCGACAAGGACTTGCTTCGTCTCGACTCTCGCCAAAGGCGATAAGGCGCTTACCTTTCACAACCCTATCATAGAAAAGTGATTTTTGAGAGAGGCGAAATGGTATACGTATATCTCAAATTTTTTCCCTATAAACTACATTCTTTGGCTAAGAAGATCAATGAAAAACTCAATCCCCACTTTTTTGTCCCTTACAAGATTCTAGAAAAGCTTGATCCTGTAGCTTCTCGGTTGGAGTTACCGATTGGAGCATGCattcatccagtgtttcatgttgCATAGTGGAGGAAATGCTTGCTCCCAACTACTCCTGCTCAAAACGTACCTCCATTTCTTACCCAAGATTTGGAGCTTCAGGTTGTGCCTGAAGAAGTGAGGAAGACTAGAAAGCTAATCAATGCTAAAGTTAATCAAGTGGAAGGCCCTGCTAGAATATAAGAATACTTTGGAGGACTATACAATCATCGATCTACAATTTCCCGACTTTCACCTTGAGGACAAGGTAACTCTTAAAGGAAAGGGTAATGATGAGCCTCATGTTATAAAAACTTATAAAAGGAggcaaaaaataaacaattgaaAAACTTATTAACTGTTATGAGACAGTTTCACATCTattgggttgttttttttttggagggaAGGGGCAGGGCAATTTGAGGGAGGTATTCAGAAAAGAACGAGAAACATCTGGGAGAGTTCTAGCCTCTCGAATGCCTACG
This window of the Solanum pennellii chromosome 2, SPENNV200 genome carries:
- the LOC107008996 gene encoding pterin-4-alpha-carbinolamine dehydratase 2, mitochondrial isoform X3 produces the protein MCSNLAVSAKTNTHYGIKTLSSAAVLSTKKCVPCNTKDLRPMTEEAANQLMPQVSGWDLVNDGGTLKLHRSWKVKTFTKGLEFFQEVASVAEAEGHHPDLHLVGWNNVKIDIWTHSVGGLTENDFILAAKVNGLDVQDLLSKKLSKPAQSSG
- the LOC107008996 gene encoding pterin-4-alpha-carbinolamine dehydratase 2, mitochondrial isoform X2, which gives rise to MIRTLQISFTSLSQTLCRNNGSSNTHVAGTGVMCSNLAVSAKTNTHYGIKTLSSAAVLSTKKCVPCNTKDLRPMTEEAANQLMPQVSGWDLVNDGGTLKLHRSWKVKTFTKGLEFFQEVASVAEAEGHHPDLHLVGWNNVKIDIWTHSVGGLTENDFILAAKVNGLDVQDLLSKKLSKPAQSSG
- the LOC107008996 gene encoding pterin-4-alpha-carbinolamine dehydratase 2, mitochondrial isoform X1, producing the protein MIRTLQARLISFTSLSQTLCRNNGSSNTHVAGTGVMCSNLAVSAKTNTHYGIKTLSSAAVLSTKKCVPCNTKDLRPMTEEAANQLMPQVSGWDLVNDGGTLKLHRSWKVKTFTKGLEFFQEVASVAEAEGHHPDLHLVGWNNVKIDIWTHSVGGLTENDFILAAKVNGLDVQDLLSKKLSKPAQSSG